The following are encoded together in the Mammaliicoccus vitulinus genome:
- a CDS encoding RluA family pseudouridine synthase, producing the protein MNTFEFKIEKDSEKGVRIDKLLPELNPDWSRNQIQDWIRLGLVEVNGSVIKANYKTKLNDVIVATEKVIEEVDIVAEDLGIEVYYEDKDVAVVYKPKGMVVHPAPGHYTGTLVNGLMHVINDLSGINGEIRPGIVHRIDKDTSGLLMIAKNDIAHRGLVEQLVNKTVTREYTALVHGNIPHEFGTIEAPIGRNPRERQEMAIVDDGKEAVTHFNVIDKFDKYTLVNCQLETGRTHQIRVHMKHIGFPLVGDPKYGPKKTMNIDGQALHAGLLGFEHPVTGEYIEKEAPLPEYFATILEKLRNHEDKK; encoded by the coding sequence TTGAATACATTTGAATTTAAGATTGAAAAAGATAGTGAAAAAGGCGTTAGAATAGATAAGTTATTACCTGAATTAAACCCAGATTGGTCTAGGAACCAAATTCAAGACTGGATTAGATTAGGTTTAGTTGAAGTAAATGGCAGTGTTATTAAAGCTAACTACAAAACAAAATTAAACGACGTAATCGTTGCTACTGAGAAAGTCATCGAAGAAGTAGACATCGTTGCAGAAGATTTAGGTATTGAAGTATATTATGAGGACAAAGATGTAGCGGTAGTATACAAACCTAAAGGCATGGTCGTTCATCCAGCACCAGGGCATTATACAGGTACTTTAGTAAATGGTTTAATGCATGTTATTAATGATTTGTCTGGAATTAATGGTGAAATTAGACCGGGAATTGTTCATCGTATCGATAAAGATACTTCAGGTTTATTAATGATTGCTAAAAATGACATTGCTCATAGAGGCCTTGTTGAACAATTAGTTAATAAAACGGTGACAAGAGAGTATACTGCGCTCGTTCACGGAAATATACCACATGAATTTGGAACGATTGAAGCTCCAATAGGAAGAAATCCTAGAGAACGTCAAGAAATGGCCATTGTTGATGATGGTAAAGAAGCAGTGACACATTTTAATGTTATTGATAAATTCGATAAATATACATTAGTAAATTGTCAGTTAGAAACTGGCCGTACTCACCAAATTAGGGTTCATATGAAACATATTGGCTTCCCATTGGTCGGCGATCCAAAATATGGACCTAAAAAGACGATGAATATAGACGGTCAAGCACTTCATGCTGGTTTATTAGGTTTTGAGCATCCAGTCACAGGTGAATATATTGAAAAAGAAGCACCACTACCTGAATACTTTGCAACAATATTAGAAAAATTAAGAAATCACGAAGATAAAAAATAA
- a CDS encoding cell division protein SepF, whose protein sequence is MAIKDVFKGFFVVDEEEEVYEEPEREQSKTPQQEPSTQDKKTNQQSIQSIPTQKTNTTRYQSQRSRDFKKPERKEAMTEKRTNSSQTNVVSMSGNMDFAQSSKMCLFEPRVFSDTQDIADELKNRRTTLVNLQRIDKVSAKRIIDFLSGTVYAIGGDIRRVGTDIFLCTPDNVEVAGSITEQLEQVEPYQE, encoded by the coding sequence ATGGCAATTAAAGATGTATTTAAAGGTTTCTTCGTAGTTGATGAAGAAGAAGAAGTTTACGAAGAACCCGAGAGAGAACAAAGCAAAACACCACAACAAGAACCATCAACTCAAGACAAAAAAACGAATCAACAATCTATTCAAAGTATACCTACACAAAAAACAAATACAACAAGATATCAATCACAGCGTTCACGTGATTTTAAAAAACCTGAAAGGAAAGAGGCCATGACTGAAAAACGTACAAATTCATCTCAAACGAATGTGGTTAGCATGAGTGGTAATATGGATTTTGCGCAAAGTTCTAAAATGTGCTTATTTGAACCGAGAGTGTTTTCTGATACACAAGATATCGCTGATGAGTTAAAAAACAGAAGAACGACATTAGTAAATTTACAGCGCATTGATAAAGTATCTGCTAAAAGAATTATAGATTTCTTAAGTGGTACTGTTTATGCTATAGGTGGCGACATTAGAAGAGTTGGTACTGATATTTTCTTATGTACACCTGATAACGTTGAAGTAGCAGGATCTATAACTGAACAATTAGAGCAAGTTGAACCTTATCAAGAATAG
- the ileS gene encoding isoleucine--tRNA ligase — protein MDYKDTLLMPKTSFPMRGGLPNKEPQIQEEWKEKDLFNKILEKNKGNTPFILHDGPPYANGNLHMGHALNKILKDIIVRQKSMSGYYAPYVPGWDTHGLPIEQALTNKGVKRKEMSIAEFREKCKEFALEQIELQKADFRRLGVNGDWDNPYITLKPEFEAAQIRVFGEMAAKGLIYKGKKPVYWSPSSESSLAEAEIEYQDKKSPSIYVAFNVVDGKGIVDEDAAFVIWTTTPWTIPSNVAIAVNPTLNYVQVNVEGKKYVVAEALLDTVCEALEWNKETIVREKEFSGSELEYVTAQHPFIDRTSLLILGDHVTTDAGTGCVHTAPGHGEDDYVVGQKYGLDVISPIDDKGVFTEEAGEFEGQFYDKANKTITEKLDEVGALLKLSFFKHAYPHDWRTKKPVIFRATEQWFASISKVRQDILDAIDDTKFKIDWGKTRLYNMIRDRGEWVISRQRVWGVPLPVFYAENGDIIMTDETINHVANLFEEHGSNIWFERDAKDLLPEGFTHEGSPNGVFTKETDIMDVWFDSGSTHRGVLETRPELSYPADIYLEGSDQYRGWFNSSITTSVATKGISPYKMLLSHGFVMDGEGKKMSKSLGNVIVPDKIVKQMGADIARLWVSSVDYLADVRISNDILKQTSDVYRKIRNTFRFLLGNVSDFNPATDSVKYEDMLEIDQYMHNRLNQFIGRTLSHYEAFDYLDIYQDIQNFINVELSNFYLDYGKDILYIEEVDSLKRRSMQTVLNETLVKLTKVLAPIIPHTADETWGHIPHVEEESVHLTNMPNPHEVDIELVEKWSKLMKVRDDVNRALEVARNEKVIGKSLEAHITLSNSEDFNTVEFLSQFQDLQQLFIVSKVDVVDELTDGEAYEYVKVKVEHADGEKCQRCWNYSDELGSVGELDHLCPRCQSVVKTLV, from the coding sequence ATGGATTACAAAGATACGTTACTAATGCCTAAAACAAGTTTTCCAATGAGAGGTGGTTTGCCAAACAAAGAACCACAAATTCAAGAAGAGTGGAAAGAGAAAGACCTATTTAATAAAATTTTAGAGAAAAATAAAGGGAATACACCATTTATTCTTCATGATGGACCACCATATGCAAATGGTAATTTACATATGGGACATGCCTTAAATAAAATTTTGAAAGACATCATCGTTAGACAAAAATCAATGTCTGGTTATTATGCACCATACGTTCCTGGTTGGGATACACACGGTTTACCAATTGAGCAAGCTTTAACGAACAAAGGTGTTAAAAGAAAAGAAATGTCTATAGCGGAGTTCCGTGAAAAATGTAAAGAGTTTGCATTAGAGCAAATTGAATTACAAAAAGCAGACTTCAGACGTTTAGGTGTTAATGGTGATTGGGATAACCCATACATTACTTTGAAACCTGAATTCGAAGCAGCTCAAATTAGAGTGTTTGGTGAAATGGCTGCCAAAGGATTAATCTATAAAGGGAAAAAACCAGTATATTGGTCTCCTTCAAGTGAATCTTCATTAGCAGAAGCAGAAATTGAATATCAAGATAAAAAATCTCCTTCAATATATGTAGCATTTAATGTAGTCGATGGTAAAGGAATCGTTGATGAAGATGCAGCGTTTGTTATTTGGACAACTACACCTTGGACAATTCCATCTAACGTTGCAATTGCTGTAAATCCAACATTAAATTATGTTCAAGTAAACGTTGAAGGTAAAAAATATGTTGTTGCAGAAGCTTTATTAGATACAGTTTGTGAAGCGTTAGAATGGAATAAAGAAACAATCGTCAGAGAGAAAGAATTTAGTGGTTCTGAATTAGAATATGTAACAGCGCAACATCCATTTATCGATAGAACATCATTATTAATTCTAGGTGACCATGTTACAACTGATGCTGGTACAGGATGTGTTCACACAGCACCTGGACATGGTGAAGATGACTATGTTGTAGGACAAAAGTATGGTTTAGACGTTATTAGTCCTATTGATGACAAAGGTGTATTCACTGAAGAAGCTGGTGAATTCGAAGGACAATTTTACGATAAAGCAAACAAAACTATTACTGAAAAATTAGATGAAGTTGGCGCACTATTAAAACTTTCATTCTTTAAACATGCATACCCTCATGACTGGCGTACTAAAAAACCAGTCATCTTTAGAGCAACAGAACAATGGTTTGCATCTATCAGCAAAGTAAGACAAGACATTTTAGATGCAATTGATGATACGAAGTTCAAAATTGATTGGGGTAAAACGAGATTATATAACATGATTAGAGATAGAGGAGAATGGGTTATCTCACGTCAAAGAGTATGGGGTGTACCATTGCCAGTATTCTATGCTGAAAATGGCGATATCATCATGACAGACGAAACAATTAATCATGTTGCAAATCTATTTGAAGAGCATGGTTCAAACATTTGGTTTGAAAGAGATGCAAAAGATTTATTACCTGAAGGATTTACACACGAAGGTAGTCCAAATGGAGTATTCACTAAAGAAACAGATATTATGGACGTTTGGTTTGATTCAGGATCAACACATAGAGGTGTTCTAGAAACACGTCCTGAATTATCATACCCAGCAGATATTTATTTAGAAGGTAGTGACCAATATAGAGGTTGGTTCAACTCTTCAATTACAACATCTGTAGCAACTAAAGGTATCTCTCCATATAAAATGTTACTATCACATGGTTTCGTTATGGATGGAGAAGGTAAGAAAATGAGTAAATCTTTAGGTAACGTTATCGTGCCAGATAAAATTGTTAAGCAAATGGGTGCCGATATTGCTAGATTATGGGTAAGTAGTGTAGATTACTTAGCAGACGTACGTATCTCAAATGACATCTTAAAACAAACTTCTGACGTATATCGTAAAATTAGAAATACGTTCCGTTTCTTACTAGGTAATGTGAGTGATTTCAATCCTGCTACAGATAGCGTTAAATATGAAGACATGCTTGAAATTGATCAATATATGCATAACAGATTAAATCAATTTATTGGTAGAACGTTATCTCATTATGAAGCATTTGATTACTTAGATATTTACCAAGATATTCAAAACTTTATTAACGTAGAATTAAGTAACTTCTACTTAGATTATGGTAAAGATATTTTATATATCGAAGAAGTTGATTCATTGAAACGTCGTAGTATGCAAACCGTGTTAAACGAAACATTAGTGAAGTTAACTAAAGTGTTAGCACCTATTATTCCACATACTGCTGATGAGACTTGGGGACACATTCCACACGTAGAAGAAGAAAGTGTTCATTTAACGAATATGCCTAATCCACATGAAGTTGATATTGAATTAGTTGAAAAATGGTCTAAACTTATGAAAGTAAGAGATGATGTGAACAGAGCTTTAGAAGTTGCGCGTAACGAAAAAGTTATTGGTAAATCATTAGAAGCGCATATCACACTTTCAAATTCAGAAGACTTTAATACTGTAGAATTCTTAAGTCAGTTCCAAGACTTACAACAACTATTTATCGTATCAAAAGTTGATGTAGTTGATGAATTAACAGACGGTGAAGCTTACGAATATGTTAAAGTAAAAGTTGAACATGCTGACGGAGAAAAATGTCAACGTTGTTGGAATTACTCAGATGAATTAGGTTCAGTTGGTGAACTTGATCATCTATGCCCACGTTGTCAATCAGTTGTTAAAACATTAGTATAA
- a CDS encoding DivIVA domain-containing protein: MAFTPEEIKQKEFSRVHKGLDETEVREYLQTLSNEIEKLKADKEQLQTLINDKDENINRFKAVENTISEALLQAQKAGEETKHTAILRADAIVKEAEGRSDQIINDALQKARHISFQTEDMKRQSKVFRSRFRMLVEAQLDLLKNEDWDYLLNYDVDQQKVTEENIDILNKEEENNQEQINNQSVKSEEDTSKE, from the coding sequence ATGGCATTTACCCCTGAAGAAATCAAACAAAAAGAATTCAGTAGAGTCCATAAAGGATTAGATGAAACAGAAGTACGTGAATACTTACAGACTTTAAGTAATGAAATTGAAAAGTTAAAAGCTGATAAAGAACAATTACAAACTTTAATAAATGATAAAGATGAAAATATCAACCGTTTTAAAGCGGTTGAAAATACAATATCTGAAGCGTTATTACAAGCACAAAAAGCAGGCGAAGAAACAAAGCATACGGCTATTTTGAGAGCAGATGCTATTGTTAAAGAAGCAGAAGGTCGTTCTGATCAAATCATTAACGATGCACTTCAAAAAGCGCGTCATATCAGTTTCCAAACTGAAGATATGAAACGTCAATCTAAAGTATTCCGCTCTCGTTTCCGCATGTTAGTAGAAGCGCAATTAGATTTATTGAAAAATGAAGATTGGGATTATTTACTGAATTATGATGTCGATCAACAAAAAGTTACTGAAGAAAATATTGACATTTTGAATAAAGAAGAAGAAAATAATCAAGAACAGATAAATAATCAATCAGTTAAAAGTGAAGAGGACACGTCTAAAGAATAA
- a CDS encoding RNA-binding protein: MDIYQHFRKEEKEEIDLFLNKCEIAERNYQHVLTDFLDPREQYILQTIVGGFDELNVHYFGGDDKLERKRAIIAPDYFVPTEEDYEIVLIELTYPSKFVKLTHRNVLGTIMSLGIDRNQLGDIIVNDRIQFVLTKRFESYIMMELTKIKGAGIKLSSIPFGNMIQSSENWITHDITVSTMRLDVIIKHITNTSRTISKKLIEGKRVKVNHREIESVDFTVEENDLLSIKGYGRALIIANNGESKKGKIRITYRTLFK; encoded by the coding sequence ATGGATATATATCAACACTTTAGAAAAGAAGAAAAAGAAGAAATTGATTTATTTTTAAATAAATGTGAAATTGCCGAAAGAAATTACCAACATGTATTAACAGATTTTTTAGACCCTAGAGAACAATATATTTTGCAAACGATCGTTGGAGGATTTGACGAGCTGAACGTACATTATTTTGGCGGGGATGATAAATTAGAAAGAAAACGTGCAATCATTGCGCCAGATTATTTTGTTCCAACAGAAGAAGATTATGAAATTGTTCTGATTGAACTTACATATCCTTCTAAGTTTGTTAAACTGACGCACAGAAATGTTTTAGGAACGATTATGTCTCTTGGGATAGATAGAAACCAACTTGGCGATATTATTGTCAATGATCGCATACAGTTTGTTTTGACAAAAAGATTTGAATCATATATTATGATGGAATTAACAAAGATTAAAGGCGCTGGAATCAAATTGAGTTCTATTCCATTCGGAAATATGATACAATCAAGTGAGAATTGGATTACTCATGATATAACAGTTAGCACGATGAGACTTGATGTAATCATTAAACATATTACAAATACAAGTAGAACGATAAGTAAAAAGCTTATCGAAGGTAAACGTGTTAAAGTGAATCATAGAGAAATTGAATCAGTAGACTTTACAGTCGAAGAGAATGACTTATTATCTATTAAAGGATACGGTCGAGCTTTGATCATAGCAAACAATGGAGAGTCTAAAAAAGGCAAGATAAGAATAACTTATCGAACTTTGTTTAAATAG
- a CDS encoding YggT family protein, with protein sequence MDSGLLSTILGFVLFIVKIYQYGMIVYFLTSWLPGVREGALGQFLGKIYEPFLEPFRKIIPPLGMLDISSIVAFITLSLFYVGLINIFNMIVPVVPIL encoded by the coding sequence ATGGATAGTGGATTATTAAGTACAATTTTAGGATTTGTATTATTTATAGTTAAAATTTATCAATATGGTATGATCGTTTATTTCCTTACATCTTGGTTGCCAGGCGTTAGAGAAGGCGCATTAGGACAATTTTTAGGAAAAATATATGAACCGTTTTTAGAACCATTCAGAAAAATCATTCCACCTTTAGGTATGTTAGACATATCTTCAATAGTGGCATTTATTACTTTGAGTTTATTCTATGTCGGTTTAATCAATATATTTAATATGATTGTGCCTGTAGTACCTATTTTATAA
- the lspA gene encoding signal peptidase II, with protein sequence MRKGYNIPIWSTFIILLIAIDQFTKLLIVKSLEVGDSIKVISNAIYITSHRNQGAAWGILQGKMWLFYIVTVVVLVILFMFFKNEGYGQPVIQLGLSLLIAGSIGNFIDRLFRGEVVDFIDTYIFSYNFPIFNVADAALTIGVIVLIIVILFEGKEEKA encoded by the coding sequence ATGCGTAAAGGTTACAATATACCGATATGGAGTACTTTTATTATATTATTAATAGCAATTGATCAATTTACTAAGCTTTTAATTGTTAAATCATTAGAAGTTGGTGACTCTATAAAAGTAATCAGTAATGCTATATATATAACGTCTCATAGAAACCAAGGTGCTGCTTGGGGGATTTTACAAGGAAAAATGTGGTTGTTTTATATCGTTACTGTTGTTGTACTTGTTATTTTATTTATGTTCTTTAAAAATGAAGGATATGGTCAACCTGTTATACAACTTGGTTTAAGTTTATTAATTGCAGGATCTATTGGTAATTTTATAGACCGTTTATTTAGAGGCGAAGTTGTTGATTTTATTGATACATATATCTTTAGTTATAATTTTCCGATATTTAATGTAGCAGATGCTGCTTTAACAATAGGCGTAATTGTACTAATCATTGTGATTTTATTTGAAGGTAAGGAGGAAAAAGCTTGA